Proteins from a genomic interval of Gossypium hirsutum isolate 1008001.06 chromosome A09, Gossypium_hirsutum_v2.1, whole genome shotgun sequence:
- the LOC107935161 gene encoding RING-H2 finger protein ATL2: protein MGGNDDRLRTRDNIPPADGSRYALSGKIMLSAIVVLLFVVVLMFGLHLYARWYLLRARRRHSRNRRRHHRRSQLVFYVDPDVNGPPAVASRGLDAQVLKSLPVFTFSSETHPDSALECAVCLSEFEENESGRVLPKCKHSFHLECIDMWFHSHSTCPLCRTSVEGSVPVSDNAGDLVITINEPSNGESGSNQEPDSCQHEDGRAGSSAGRKLSIEVPVRNIEGFVDESSECESGPSQSYKSPMSRMLSFKRILSRDWRGSGTSSCPSPINAAVSESDLERGVDDTRQTQS from the coding sequence ATGGGTGGAAACGACGATAGATTAAGAACCCGTGACAACATCCCTCCCGCTGACGGTAGTCGCTACGCTTTGAGTGGCAAAATCATGCTCAGTGCCATCGTGGTTTTGCTCTTCGTAGTGGTACTTATGTTTGGTCTCCACCTTTACGCACGTTGGTACCTCCTCCGTGCTCGCCGTCGTCATTCACGTAACCGACGTCGTCATCACCGTCGATCGCAGCTGGTTTTTTACGTAGACCCCGACGTTAATGGTCCTCCCGCCGTGGCTTCACGTGGACTAGACGCGCAGGTTCTCAAGTCGTTACCGGTTTTCACTTTCTCCTCCGAGACACACCCGGATTCTGCCCTCGAATGTGCTGTTTGTTTGTCGGAATTTGAAGAAAACGAATCGGGTCGGGTATTACCCAAATGTAAACATAGTTTTCATTTAGAGTGTATCGATATGTGGTTTCATTCTCACTCCACGTGTCCTCTTTGTCGAACTTCCGTTGAAGGATCCGTACCCGTTTCTGATAACGCGGGAGATTTGGTTATTACGATTAATGAACCGTCAAATGGAGAGTCCGGATCCAATCAAGAACCCGATTCGTGTCAGCACGAGGATGGTCGGGCCGGTTCGTCGGCGGGGAGGAAGTTGTCGATCGAGGTTCCTGTAAGGAATATTGAAGGCTTCGTAGATGAGTCGAGTGAGTGTGAGTCGGGACCGAGTCAATCCTATAAATCACCGATGAGTCGAATGTTGTCGTTTAAGAGGATACTGAGTAGAGACTGGAGAGGGAGTGGGACGAGTTCTTGTCCTTCACCAATAAACGCGGCTGTATCGGAGTCGGATTTGGAGCGAGGTGTGGACGACACTCGGCAAACTCAGAGCTGA
- the LOC107935119 gene encoding uncharacterized protein — translation MSNKSPIFPIHEPQHFSDYGFDPQIDYFQVLEEAKKHRKETPRSIDSLHFKLQKPISKDEQFTKKTQHKLGYKKKKRYWWWKNALFFFKWKKWGGFKSTTTGGGLDLDLDLEPDVHRARARAFRAASMSGPVYITESRSGWTTPYKTSVSCRRRPSSSGPLAGSLTPYLSLRELNMEYQQRVSSSSTSAMPIYLVT, via the exons ATGTCAAACAAGTCCCCAATCTTCCCAATTCATGAACCCCAACATTTCAGTGACTATGGTTTCGATCCCCAAATCGATTATTTTCAG GTTTTAGAAGAAGCAAAGAAGCACAGAAAGGAAACACCAAGGTCCATAGATTCACTACATTTCAAGCTCCAGAAACCCATTTCAAAAGACGAACAATTCACCAAAAAAACCCAACACAAGTTGGGTTACAAGAAGAAGAAACGCTATTGGTGGTGGAAGAATGCTCTGTTTTTCTTCAAATGGAAAAAATGGGGTGGTTTTAAAAGCACCACCACCGGAGGCGGATTAGATCTTGACCTTGATCTTGAACCAGATGTTCATCGAGCCAGGGCTCGAGCTTTCAGGGCTGCTTCGATGTCTGGACCTGTTTATATAACAGAGAGTAGAAGCGGTTGGACCACACCTTATAAAACCAGCGTGAGTTGTCGACGAAGACCATCTTCTTCAGGTCCATTGGCAGGTTCATTGACTCCATATCTAAGTTTACGGGAGCTTAACATGGAGTATCAGCAAAgggtttcttcttcttctacctCTGCTATGCCTATTTATTTGGTTACTTGA